In the genome of Populus trichocarpa isolate Nisqually-1 chromosome 6, P.trichocarpa_v4.1, whole genome shotgun sequence, one region contains:
- the LOC18100238 gene encoding uncharacterized protein LOC18100238: MSDKGDKTCPLCAEEMDLTDQQLKPCKCGYEVCVWCWNHIMEMADKDNSEGRCPACRTPYDKEKIVGMAANCERLVAEMHSERKLKSHKVKPKTSDGRMHLSNVRVIQRNLVYIIGLPLNLADESLLQRKEYFGQYGKVLKVSISRTATGAIQHAANNSCCVYITYAKEDEAVRCIQSVHSFVLEGRSLRACFGTTKYCHAWLKNTPCSIPDCLYLHDFGSEEDSFTKDDLVSAFTRSRVQQIVGATNNLHRRSGNVLPPSADESTNRNISSTAKLDANASSNQNIVNWDSGSCADSGAGRSNTLHGASSWVTRVAGSLPPVTSLSSSGGTPNHKPETSHGDHGLAPEVVITKSSGDIKRTIPEGSCEVHPANLTLIDHFPCPPASQDSASDTDEPPAGTSPSKITKLSYFTGLDEDENFHADGNLQGLCSGLSSISIDDHLKDEYREPVTPDISISNHKLPKSQGSQPFVSEPPSNSSSSPTLRECAIVEDLLCFDDREVQGFGSIHHEPPISSLLSPKQYLEQSTYHSWQQGENCQSTIDVHPSIVPAKHDEVAFPFRSGNTVLSKGLHDRQANGLFEWDRSSNYSSVLSEVGPGKCLEEHGSNVASIDYKLDLDTDESSIISNILSIDSGVWEDSLTSPQSFVKLLADNDKQQSCRKIPCMRKAQESSQSRFSFARQDGFSNHLSNFEHSLENATNKSSSSNYIIENKDPWMDNYRGISSNISSVESNGFLSKHPFTSSFSVSKTSTSPPPGFSVPSRVVPPGFPTHGAMHYDFDHSANHFLQNSAPLSRNIGISGDVEFIDPAIMEVGKGFLSARLNNPGFDAKPALSPHFSPFDHDSELQMLMRQSISAQQNMRLSDRFRNRFSPPDDTYSISPVLLGQSPPNKPSSFTQLTAQQLRNVHISNGSLGGWNEVKNVSDPCMPEFLGNGGMGFSKFVPSYEDLKYQMSGSSNLYNRGFAM; this comes from the exons ATGAGTGACAAGGGAGACAAGACATGCCCATTGTGTGCTGAGGAGATGGATTTGACTGATCAGCAATTGAAACCATGCAAATGTGGTTATGAG GTCTGTGTTTGGTGCTGGAATCACATTATGGAAATGGCCGACAAGGATAACTCCGAGGGTCGCTGCCCAGCGTGTCGTACACCTtatgacaaagaaaaaattgtgGGGATGGCAGCAAATTGTGAAAG GCTAGTAGCTGAAATGCATTCAGAGAGAAAACTGAAGTCCCATAAGGTGAAGCCAAAAACATCTGATGGAAGGATGCATCTAAGCAATGTTAGAGTCATTCAAAGGAATCTAGTGTATATAATTGGATTACCTCTTAATCTTGCAGATGAATCC CTTCTTCAGCGAAAAGAGTACTTTGGCCAATATGGAAAGGTTCTGAAGGTGTCTATATCTCGAACCGCAACAGGGGCAATTCAACATGCTGCAAACAACAGTTGTTGTGT GTATATAACATATGCAAAAGAGGATGAAGCAGTTCGTTGTATTCAATCAGTGCACAGTTTTGTCTTAGAAGGTAGATCCTTGAG GGCATGTTTTGGAACAACAAAATACTGCCATGCATGGCTGAAAAATACG CCTTGCAGCATTCCGGACTGTTTATATTTGCATGATTTTGGCTCTGAGGAAGATAGTTTTACAAAAGATGATTTAGTTTCAGCCTTTACAAG gAGTAGAGTACAACAAATTGTTGGTGCTACAAATAATTTGCATCGGCGTTCAGGAAATGTTTTGCCACCCTCAGCAGATGAATCCACCAATAGGAACATATCATCCACGGCCAAACTTGATGCCAATGCTTCTTCAAAT CAAAATATTGTGAACTGGGATAGCGGGTCATGTGCGGATAGTGGTGCTGGAAGATCCAATACACTTCACGGGGCATCTTCATG GGTTACGCGTGTCGCTGGCAGTTTGCCACCAGTTACAAGTTTGTCATCATCAGGTGGAACTCCCAATCATAAACCTGAGACATCACATGGGGACCATGGTCTTGCGCCAGAAGTTGTGATCACCAAAAGTTCTGGTGATATAAAAAGAACCATACCTGAAGGAAGCTGTGAAGTGCATCCTGCCAATCTAACATTGATTGACCATTTTCCTTGTCCTCCAGCATCTCAGGACAGTGCTAGTGATACTGATGAACCACCAGCTGGAACTAGCCCTTCAAAAATCACTAAACTGTCCTATTTTACTGGTCTGgatgaagatgaaaattttCATGCAGATGGGAACTTGCAGGGACTATGCTCTGGATTATCATCAATTAGCATTGATGATCACCTTAAGGATGAGTACCGTGAACCTGTTACTCCAGATATTTCAATTTCTAATCATAAACTGCCCAAAAGTCAAGGCTCACAACCTTTTGTGAGCGAGCCACCTAGTAATTCTTCATCCTCGCCAACACTGAGAGAATGTGCAATTGTTGAGGATTTACTATGTTTTGATGATCGGGAAGTCCAGGGCTTTGGAAGCATCCATCATGAACCACCCATTTCATCTTTACTTTCTCCAAAACAGTATTTGGAGCAGTCAACCTATCATTCCTGGCAGCAAGGCGAGAATTGTCAAAGCACTATTGATGTACATCCAAGCATTGTTCCTGCTAAGCATGATGAGGTTGCTTTTCCATTCAGATCTGGCAACACTGTTTTGTCTAAAGGGTTGCATGACAGGCAAGCTAATGGCCTTTTTGAGTGGGATAGGTCTTCTAACTATTCTAGTGTCTTGTCAGAGGTAGGACCGGGGAAGTGCTTGGAAGAACATGGTAGTAATGTAGCTAGTATTGACTATAAACTTGATCTAGATACAGATGAGAGCAGCATTATCTCAAATATTCTATCCATTGATTCTGGTGTATGGGAAGATTCGTTGACATCACCTCAGAGTTTTGTCAAGTTGCTGGCTGATAATGATAAACAACAAAGTTGCCGCAAAATACCATGCATGCGAAAAGCACAGGAGAGTAGTCAATCAAGGTTCTCATTTGCCAGGCAGGATGGTTTCTCTAATCATTTGTCTAATTTTGAGCATTCACTTGAAAATGCAACAAATAAATCTTCTTCctcaaattatattattgaaaacAAGGATCCTTGGATGGACAATTATCGTGGCATCTCTTCAAATATTAGTTCCGTGGAATCAAATGGTTTCCTCAGCAAGCATCCTTTTACATCTAGTTTTTCTG TTTCCAAAACTTCCACTTCTCCCCCACCAGGATTCTCAGTGCCAAGTAGAGTTGTACCTCCAGGCTTTCCTACTCATGGGGCAATGCACTATGATTTTGACCATTCTG CAAATCATTTTCTACAAAACTCTGCACCACTATCTCGGAACATTGGCATCTCTGGGGATGTTGAATTCATTGATCCTGCAATAATGGAAGTTGGCAAAGGATTTCTGTCAGCAAGGCTGAATAATCCTGGCTTTGATGCAAAGCCAGCATTATCTCCTCATTTTAGTCCTTTTGATCATGATTCAGAGCTTCAGATGCTGATGCGGCAATCAATTTCTGCACAGCAGAACATGAGGTTATCAGATCGCTTCAGGAATAGATTCTCTCCCCCAGATGATACTTACTCCATTTCACCTGTGCTTCTGGGTCAATCCCCGCCCAACAAACCTTCATCATTTACACAGTTGACGGCTCAACAGCTTAGAAATGTGCACATCTCAAATGGCAGTTTGGGTGGTTGGAATGAGGTAAAAAATGTTAGTGATCCTTGTATGCCAGAATTCCTAGGAAATGGAGGGATGGGATTTAGCAAATTTGTTCCTAGTTATGAGGATTTGAAGTATCAGATGTCTGGTTCCAGCAATCTATACAACCGAGGATTTGCAATGTGA